The genomic interval GTGCTTCCCCCACAAAATGGCCTCGACCTGGGGGTATCCCGTCACTGGGcgccctcccacccccactCAGGAGCTAGTGTAGAGAGCACCTAGTCCCTTGATATCCGAATGCCACCAACCAGTCTTCGGTGTTTCTCTTGGCAGCAAAACAGTCCCAGATGGCCTCGGTCATAGAGCTTTCCGTACCATGACGTTGCTGCAGGTGCCGAGTGTTCTCGACTACCCTCCCTCCTGTGCAGGGCACATCCCCGTCTCGGGGAatttgttgctgctgtgccTGGGTTGCCTTGACTTTCTCGGTTCTTTGGTTCCGCCTCAACATCGTCAACACATCCCGGCACATCCTGGCCTGCCCTGCCTGTGGTGTTTTATCCATCCGCCCCCGTCCAGTGACACCTGTCGCCTGATACGCTTCGGATGAGTGCGTGCTCTCATCCCGAACATCACGGCGTCTCCCTGAAATCCTTGGCAAGCAACTCCTGCTCCCATCTTTGCCATCATCGTTGCCTCTGGTCCTTGGCACGTTCGAGCCACCATATAAGGTGACCTGATCACCCGTCCTGTCCTgactttttgtttcttcatCCCATTCACAACTCCAGCTTTCCAAGGCCCGTTCGCCATCTTCTTTCTGTCATTCATTCTTCAGAGGTATGTCCGCCAAACAATCATCTAAACGAAACACTTGGTGTCGAGGCTAACCTGGTCAACAATAGCTGTGCTCGCTGTTCGCTTCATTCCTTCAATCTTTGAACATTTTTGAGCTGTGCTCTTAAACTTTATAATCCTTTAATCTCTTTGTTCGCAAGTCGTTCTCTtaacaacaaaaacatcaGTCAAAATGAAGTTCTTCACCGTCATCGTCTCTaccctcgccgccatggTTGCCGCTGCTCCTGCCACTGCTCCCGCCAGCACTGAGGTTGACAAGCGTGCCTTCGCTTTCGATATCAATGCCTTCAACGGCCTCAAGGGCTTCAACCAGGTCAACCTCAactacctcctcaacatcaactctCTGCAGATTGGtctcctcggcaacctcgccaacgtcaacaacttcaacatcTTGCAATTCCAGGGTCTCTTTGCTCAGCAGAAGTTTGATCTTCAGgctctccttcagctccagcagctccaCACCTTCCTCCAGATCCACCAGCTCGGTGTTCTCAACGGCTTTGATCTCAAGggcctccagctccagcagctccagCTCGGTCTCCTCAACAACGTTGGCCTGCTCGATCTCCAGCagttcatctcccccaacgtCATTGGCCAGGTCACCACTATTGGCAACTCAGGTGAGTAACTTTTTTTTATCACATGCACAGACCTCGGCCCAATACATCGTCTTGTTTTGTCGGCAAACGTGTGTGTTCACACGAGACCCCAAGCCCCGGTTgccttcacccccaacctgCCAGTGTCTGGTTCGTCTCCCGGTGTTGCCGCTCCGAGCCCCAGCGTTGCCCCTTCCGGTGGCGAGGGCCCGAATGTGGTCACTGCGGAAGAGCAAGATGCTCAGGAGGGCCGGAGCAACCTCGACTAGAGGGCTACTTAGGTGCCAAACGACGCCGACACACCCATCGCATCCGCCTCAGCAAATGCCCCCCTTTTTCGGACCCATTGGCTAATTCTGGATTTTTCTTGCACAAAAAGTCCGCCTCCCTGTCAAGGAGTAAACGGCGACCATGATGAAAAAGTAATGCAACACCATCtaccatccacctccaccacccccatcaaaaaCATGACGAGAAACACCACTACAACCCACGAACCGATTTCCTCCTCTCACCCaccgggggggagggggggaaacgACAGCTTTACGACCCAGCGATAATGACGACAAAAACGTGGGAATGGAGATAGGCAAATCAGCAGCAGTGTGATGTCAGCGGaatttcctcttttttttttttttttcactaCGTGGAAAGTTGAGGGGGATTTTCCAACGACGAGAAACTAGTTGATAGAATCAATCTCTATTTCTTCACactttgtttttgttttttgccTATCTCCTGGTGGATTTCTTTTCTCGTCAGCTTAAtactttttctctctcctctgtTTCTGGTGTGTTTGCGGTAGATTtagcttttcttttttcttcttttttttgcttggATTCATGACACAGTACGATGATGGTATTTtatttcttttgttcttttgtATGACAGACGACGAaaagagaggggagagggagagggggaggtatATATGGGACAAACAGGGGTAGAATGTGATGAATGTAAATGCAatggggggaaggaagaTTGGTGGGGAAAGCTGGGATGGATACATAGTTGTTGAGTTGTTGGGGGAATATCAACCGGATTGGTTTTTCCTGGACGTGATGACTGTTTCATTTTGATTGTGATTGTGATTATTGGTTTTGATCATGTTCTTTTGGGCAGGTATTTTGGGGGTAGTGATGGatttgacttttttttttttttttggatgatAAAACGTGAACTGAAAGAGTGGGAACCGCATGATGAATGAACGGGACGTTGTGGAGCTGGATTTGAGCTGCTGTTTcttgggaaggggtggtgaggttgtgacggttggtgttggatcGACGGGTGGGGGtaagggggtgatgagaaCGGGAATGGATGCCAAGAAGATGGAATGAACAAGTTTGTTGCTACCTTTCTGGGCTGTCACgtgaggatgggatggtgggttAGGTATGAGTAGGAATGAATCGAGCTTGGTAAACGGATTGGTCATTTTTGAGAGGATGATACATGAGGCATGTGGTGGGTAGGGGTGATAGGTCTACCTAGGCAGGTAGGTACGTAACGATCATAACGCAGATGTAGGGTTTTTTTATGGAAAAAAAATGAGAAgaaaaataaagaaaattGGTATGGGGTTTGTTTGGCAAATACTTGGAAATAACGGGACTGAGAGTAGGTACTTCGACTTGAGGATATATTATGATGATTATTTGTTGCTTTCTGTGTGAGGCtcttgtggtggaggggtatAGTGGATGGGGATGTTTTACCAAGAATAAGAATCAGGTAAAGAAGGGACCAAAACTTGGGAACCAAATACAGTTTGGATGGGGAAAGTGCGAGGGGCGTGCCGGGGGGGGTTCGGACTATATGGCAGGTTGATGTCATGAAACTTGTGGTTGGATCAGGTAACGTACCTTATGCAGTATATGCAGCGcacgtgtgtgtgtgtgtcgcTCGGTGTTGGAGGAAGGAATATTATACCTGCGGGTGAGTTGGGTGTTCACCGCCCATTGATCTTTTGGATCTCCATAGGTAGGAATCCGAGGGTAGTTGGACAAGGAGAGTCCTTCGAGGTGTGGGTGAGTTTGGAGTCCGAGGAGGCTACACTTTTTCAAACTTTTCTTTTATTTGATTATGGCTATGGAAAATGATGATGTCAGAAATTTGGACTGTTTTGGAAAGCCTTCACTATAATACTGGAGAGAGAATTAGGACGGCTATGCCCCGGGAAAGTGTCTCATGGGCCTGCATTGCGGTTTTCTGATTGGAGTTGAAGATGTTCTGTGGGAGATTGTGGTCGGGCTGACTTCAACGGACGTTGATATATTTACAGTACGAGATATCTTCATTTTCCCGGACAAACGACATCGACATTACCGACCGTAAGCGGTTTATCTCGAAGTCTTGGTTTGTGTAGTTCCTTTTTGTCGTTCGGGGGTGCTTTCGTGTGTGAGTCAAGAAGAGATTAGAACATCGTGAGAAGTTGAGTCTCGGATTTTTCAAAAGTCTCGGTGCTGAACTGCGCAGCTGGACttgaggtggttgggttgatgtCTGTGGTGACGATGGAGGAAtgattcaggggtaaaaaAAGGGGTAGTATGCTCTCGGGTTAGGGTTCTTTCTCTCTGCACACAACTTTTGGACgttcttgtcttttggaCTTTGCCCTGCTAGTCTAACAGCGGATCTCATGGGCAAAGAAGGGTGTAAAAAAAGAGCCCCAAATGTCGATTTTGTGATCTTCACTGGCGAGAGGAATCCAGGAAAACCCTCCTTATTTCTTGTTCGTATcctcacacacacagcctCGTCAGTGCCAAACTCCACACACAACCCTTCTGTGGATATTGTTTCTGAAACAAAACATTCGTAATCATTCGATCATCCAACTACTCCACGTATCCGTGCCTCGAGCacatttttttctcttctctatCCCAACCTGATCCTCGGACACACGGAGGATGGAACGTGGcctgttggtgatgaacaCAGTTCATCTCACATCAGAAAATGCGGCCGCTCTTGCATGAGCTGAGCAGAAGTTGGTCAAGGTTTCACTGTTCTAGAATTTTTCTCGCAACAATAGCCAAACACTGCTTTCGGAGGGGTGCATACCAAGCTTTTGCCGAGACAGCATCGGATTGGGGACTGCTGCAGAGAAGAGAgtgggagttggtggtgggatggatggcTGAGCCAATACTTGCTCCAGTGGCGCGCTTCTGGCCGCGGGCGAAGCGGGGAGCGGAGCACGACTGCGGGAATATGTACATGGCGGCAACAATGGCAGTGGTGGTCACGGAAGGGGAGGCCGGCTTCGCgaatttttttaatttttttttgtttcttttgttgcttgTTCAGCCCTGCCGGGACAtcacacccacccacacacacccacacacccacatACCCAATGTATGCAGGAGACCAGGTCTAGGCATGCGGCAGTCGTCCCATGGTACCACCAGAGGTTGAGGCTTAATCAACgcagctgcagcagcaaTGTCAAGCCGTGATTGCGATGTGCTGGCTCGCTATTGATTTCCTGGGGAAGGCAACTCGCGTGTTCTGCAGGTGATTTTGCGAGCGAGGTCTGGATGTGAGTGCGAAGGTCGACTCTGCATGGAAGACTGCCGAATTGCCGAGCAGCAGATATTCCCAAAGTGACAGTGAATCTGCAGCTTTGTTTTTAGCCAAGAGCAccctgcttgctgctgaagATGAGCGTTCGTATTCAGGAACGGGATTCGCTTGGCTAAAGCTTGTGAGGAAAAGCCATGATGATGTGCCGAAGGGACTGACGTGAGGAATGTGGTCATGAAGAATGGTCAGGCCACGGCCATGAGGATCCGAGTCTGTAACACCCTGGGGTAGCCTTGACACACTGGGTTGGGCCCGAAGCCAGACAAAAAGTTGAGAAAGAAATACGATGAATGTTTGCATATGAATGTTTTCCGTGTAGGCACATGTCACCAGGCGTGTGTAGTGGAAGGCATCCAATGGCATCATTGTGCTATCGGTATGCCAGCGCTAGGGAAGGGCTTGCAGGCATCCCCACCAAGTCTGCCCTAGCTGGACTTGGTGGCGCTGCGACCTAAGGCAGGCCAAACTCCGCAACTGTTTCCCCCCTGAAGACATCCACTGACCGCCTGTTGACACGAGGGCTCGCAGAGGGCATCCTCGTAGCTGTGGTAGTTTATGGTAGCGGCCGCAGTTGGCGTCAAGCAGAGGTTTTCGCTGTCATTTCCGGTGTTGCAGGTATGGGCTGCAGCATCAGAGCGCGAGCAGCCTAGACATTTCTGTTTCTGACGGATGTTTGTGCAAGCACTGAAAAAAGACCCGAATTCAGGCgggctcccctcctccccgttgGTGGCCTCGACCCTGGATTCGCACCATGCCCCGCTATGGATCAGCACTCAGCGCTCAGCGCCTCTCGCCGGATCTTGTTCATCCAGATTGCAGAttgcgtcgtcgtcgtcagcaAGGAATTTACCCTCCAAGAAGAGCCAGGGTTCCAGATTCTCCAGGATTCTCCAGAGGAGAAAGCAGCATTTTATTCGAGCAGTTAAAGGGCTTTGTCAGGCCATCAGCCTTCCTTCTTTCCGACGCAGCTGCATATAAAGCGGAGCCATCGGACACATCGGCCCCAGCAATCGGTCGTGCAGCACTGCAGCAGGTCTTTGCGCCCGCCGACTCGACGCCAATCGACGGGTTCGACACCGCAAATCCATCTGATCAGGGCACCCCCCTTTT from Podospora pseudoanserina strain CBS 124.78 chromosome 6, whole genome shotgun sequence carries:
- a CDS encoding hypothetical protein (EggNog:ENOG503PHF9), with amino-acid sequence MKFFTVIVSTLAAMVAAAPATAPASTEVDKRAFAFDINAFNGLKGFNQVNLNYLLNINSLQIGLLGNLANVNNFNILQFQGLFAQQKFDLQALLQLQQLHTFLQIHQLGVLNGFDLKGLQLQQLQLGLLNNVGLLDLQQFISPNVIGQVTTIGNSVRLPVKE